From a single Candoia aspera isolate rCanAsp1 chromosome 2, rCanAsp1.hap2, whole genome shotgun sequence genomic region:
- the UTP18 gene encoding U3 small nucleolar RNA-associated protein 18 homolog, whose protein sequence is MSTRKRHRTGEHPREVTVSEEDVHRAQHLALLAEKPASERGLEELVFGDVEEGEGLLRRFQGSCAQAGDMVSGNLLEEESGDSETENDTEDNFLPLKKPAWEDEDDETEEIIDMTHRYRKNLMKSDAEKKLSKRKLQRRFQEQFQGAMGTTPSWALRGVKNKTRKTRHEDDSGDEEDGDLLRKTGNFVVMSDSLPRGILQMKNCLHANNERISDAKLTTVQFHPTAQVVMTAGHDRSISLFQVDGITNPEIQSIHLEDFPIYKARFSAEGEQVIATSIRNKLFYIYDMMEGKIIPINHIRGLEEKIIKKFEVSPDGKFLLLSGTSGYLHLITMKTKEFVGSMKINGRAVASSFSPDGSRIYTHSDMGEVFIWDVKSRRCLNRFTDEGCLHGTSIAVSKNSQYIACGSSSGVVNVYAHDDCVRETSPKPLKAIMNLVTPATSLAFNPTTEILAMASNRVDNALKLVHVPSFTVFSNFPVFRRKLLYLAYCMDFSPRSGYFSIANNKGKALLYRLKHYSDF, encoded by the exons ATGTCGACTCGAAAAAGACATCGGACGGGAGAGCATCCGCGTGAAGTAACCGTTTCCGAAGAGGACGTCCACCGAGCTCAGCACTTGGCTCTTCTAGCGGAAAAGCCTGCCTCGGAGCGTGGCCTGGAGGAGCTGGTCTTCGGAGATGTGGAGGAAGGCGAAGGTTTGCTGCGGCGTTTTCAAGGCTCGTGCGCCCAG gctGGTGATATGGTTAGTGGTAACCTTCTTGAAGAAGAATCTGGTGATTCTGAAACGGAGAACGATACAGAAGACAACTTCCTTCCACTGAAAAAGCCAGCATGGGAAGATGAGGATgatgaaactgaagaaat AATTGACATGACACATCGGTATCGGAAAAACCTGATGAAAAGTGATGCAGAAAAGAAGCTTTCAAAACGAAAACTTCAAAGAAGATTTCAAGAACA GTTTCAAGGTGCTATGGGAACAACGCCTTCTTGGGCACTGAGAGGTGTGAAGAACAAAACAAGGAAAACCAGACATGAAG ATGACAGTGGGGATGAAGAGGATGGTGATCTGTTACGCAAGACGGGCAATTTTGTGGTCATGTCAGACTCTTTACCAAGAGGCATTTTACAG ATGAAAAATTGCTTGCATGCCAATAATGAACGTATATCAGATGCCAAACTGACAACTGTGCAATTCCATCCTACTGCTCAAGTTGTTATGACAGCTGGGCATGATCGATCTATATCACTATTCCAG gtgGATGGTATCACAAATCCAGAGATACAGAGCATTCACTTGGAAGACTTTCCAATTTACAAGGCACGTTTCAGTGCAGAAGGAGAACAGGTTATAGCTACTAGCATACGTAACAAGCTATTTTATATATATGACATGATGGAAGGAAAAATTATTCCCATAAATCATATCAGAG GTTTAGAGGAGAAGATTATCAAAAAATTTGAAGTGTCTCCAGATGGAAAGTTCCTCCTGCTTAGTGGGACATCAGGTTATCTTCATTTGATTACAATGAAG ACAAAAGAATTTGTTGGaagcatgaaaataaatggaagggCTGTTGCATCATCATTCTCTCCAGATGGCAGCAGAATCTACACACATTCTG ATATGGGGGAAGTCTTCATATGGGATGTGAAAAGCAGGCGGTGTCTGAACAGGTTTACTGATGAAGGTTGTCTGCATGGTACTTCTATTGCAGTCTCTAAAAACAGCCAATATATTGCATGTGG ttctagttctggaGTTGTGAATGTGTATGCCCATGACGATTGTGTCAGAGAAACAAGTCCTAAGCCTCTTAAAGCTATAATGAACTTAGTCACGCCTGCTACATCATTAGCATTCAATCCAACCACTGAAATACTAGCAATGGCTTCTAATAGAGTCGACAATGCACTGAAACTG GTCCATGTTCCTTCATTTACAGTATTCTCAAATTTTCCTGTGTTCAGGAGAAAGTTATTATATTTAGCATACTGTATGGATTTCTCACCAAGAAGTGGATATTTTTCCATAGCAAACAACAAAGGCAAAGCTTTATTGTATAG GTTGAAACACTACTCTGATTTCTAA